In the Arachis ipaensis cultivar K30076 chromosome B10, Araip1.1, whole genome shotgun sequence genome, one interval contains:
- the LOC110268249 gene encoding uncharacterized protein LOC110268249, which produces MFLFKVSVKLENINSFQLVSITVVKLCHNEAIINSFKQKYSIEQNADSQVGEYQPDIESSKFITPITSGQNSSSAGKNITVNEADDGGATFTWDKHTLVANPAHFFTEKPTATFGVASDAAESERFTV; this is translated from the exons ATGTTCCTTTTCAAAGTTTCTGTGAAGTTGGAGAACATCAATTCTTTCCAATTGGTTTCTATCACAGTCGTGAAGTTGTGTCACAATGAGGCCATAATCAATTCCTTCAAACAAAAGTATAGTATTGAGCAG AATGCTGATTCACAAGTAGGTGAATACCAACCTGACATTGAGTCTTCCAAGTTTATCACACCAATCACGTCTGGACAGAATTCAAGTTCTGCTGGCAAAAATATTACGGTTAATGAAGCTGATGATGGAGGTGCTACTTTTACCTGGGACAAACATACCTTAGTTGCAAACCCAGCTCATTTTTTTACAGAGAAACCTACAGCTACTTTTGGTGTTGCTTCTGATGCTGCTGAGAGTGAAAGATTTACTGTGTga